The Nitrospirota bacterium nucleotide sequence CCGCCCCTCTGCGAAGCGCGTCGGTCCGCCCGCCTGGCGGGAGCTGTCCCTGCGCGACGTTCGCGGTCTCGATCGTGAGGACGCCTCCCCGGGGCATGGCGTCGCGGGCGTTGGTCACGAGGTTGATGAGGACCTGGTCGAGCTGCACCGGGTCGGCCTGAAGCCGATCCAACGACGGTTGGAGGTTGGTGACGATCCTGACTCCCTGCCCGACCAACCGTTCGAGCATCGGGAGGAGCTCGGTCACGACGACGTTCAAATCCACGCTGGTCATCGTCAGGGCCTGCTTGCGGCCGAACGACAGCAACTGCTGGGAGAGGGCCTGGCCCCGCTCCGAGGCTTTGCCGATCTCCTTCAGCTTCTTGACGGAGGGATCGTCCGGCGCCGCGCGGCGGAGCAACAGCGCCACGCAACCGTTGATGATCGAGAGCACCTGGTTGAAATCGTGGGCCACCTGCGTCGCCAGGCGTCCGACGGCTTCCATCTTCTGGGTCTGCCGCACCTCCTCTTCCTTGCGCCGCAGCCATTCCTCCACCCGCTTCCGCTCCGAAGTGTCCCGCAGGATCCCCGTGAAGTAGGTGCCCGAGTCCGTGGTCCAGGAGGACACGGAGAGCTCGAACGGGAACTCGGTCCCGTCCTTGCGCAGCCCGCGGAACTCCACGGTGCCGCCCACGACGTAGCTCTGTCCCGTCGCCCGGTATCGGGCCAACCCGCGCAGGTGCGCCTCCCGGTACCGCTCCGGCATGAGCAGGGTCAGCGGCAAGCCCAGGATCTCCTCCTCCCGGTAGCCGAAGATCTGCTCCGCCGCCCTGTTCCACGACAGGACCGTTCCGTCGCCGCCGATGAGAATGATGGCGTCACGGGCCGTCTGCACGACGGACTGGAACTTGGCTTCCGTCTCCTTCTTGACCTCCTCCACCCGCCGGCGGACCCTGCGGACGGTGTCCACGGCCGTCCCGTAAAAGGTCCCCATGATCAGGAGGACCGGGACCTCCAGCCACTCCCCTTCGGACAGAGGGTGCGCCTGGTGCGGTCCGAAATACAGGATCAACCCGTAGACGGCGCAGAGCAGGAACGAAAGCGCGCAGACCTGCGTGAACGTCGGGGCCGAGGCCGCGACCAGGACGATCAGAAAGAACGTCACGCCGAGGCCGTACGACACGTTGTCCGAAAAATGGAGAATCGCGCCGGTGACGCCCGTGTCCAGCAAGACCAACGTCCCCACGAACCAGCCTTTCTCCCACGCGTGCAGCGGAAGCTTGAACAGGACGGCGGTTCCCACCAGGAGCCCGAGAACCACCAGATCCCGCACCGAGTGGAGAAGGTGCGCTTCGTGGCTGAAGGCGACGTGGTAGGAGAGGACGATTGCCACCAGGACCTGGAGCAGCAACAACTGCGATCGGTAGCCGCCACCGGGCAGGGTGGATTCGCCGACGGAGTCGGAATCGGCGACGCCCGGTGCGAGGGGAGATTCGGACATCCGTATCCTCTCCAGGAGGGATCCCCGAAGTACGTACGTGGTCAGGCTAGGCCGGCACCGTCCCGATGTCAAGTCCTTGAGCCGGTCCGGCGAGCTCGCCGCTGCGCCGCGCCCCGGAGACTCGCTTCCGGTGTGTAGCGGAATCGGGGACAGTCCGCTATACTAGCCCGGCTCAGAGCGGCGGACTCGCGAGTTTTTGACACGTGACGCGTCGTATCCGATGACCAGCGAACGATCCGGTGAGTTGGCCCCGCCGTCCCGCCTCCTGCTGGGCCCGGGCCCCAGCCTGGTGCACCCCCGCGTGCTGCGCGCGATGGCGACGCCTCTGCTCGGACACTTGGACCCGGCCTTCCTGCAGCTCATGGACGAGATCCAGCACCAACTCCGGCAGGTCTTCCGCACGGTCAATCCCTTCACGATCGCCGTGTCCGGCACCGGCTCGGCCGGGATGGAAGCCGTGCTGGTCAACCTGGTCGAGCCGGGCGATCCGGTCGTCGTCGGCGTCAACGGGATCTTCGGAACCCGCATGGCCACGATCGTGGAGCGTTGCGGCGGAAAGCCGATCCGGGTGGAGGCACCCTGGGGCCGCATCGCCGAGCCGGATGCGATCGCACGAGCCCTCAGCCGTTCCGGGCCCGTCAAGGCCGTAGCCCTCGTCCACGCGGAGACCTCGACCGGGGTCGAACAGCCGATCGAGCCGGTCGGCCGCCTCTGCCGCGAGCACGGCGCCCTCCTGATCGTGGACGCCGTCACGTCCCTGGGCGGCCTGCCGGTAGAGGTGGACCGGTGGAGCGCCGACGCCTGCTACAGCGGCACGCAGAAGTGCCTGAGCTGTCCGCCCGGCCTGGCGCCCCTCACGCTCAGCGAGAGGGCCTTGGAGACGGTCCGCCGGCGCAAGGTCCCGTGCCAGAGCTGGTACCTGGACCTCTCGCTCGTCGCGGATTACTGGGCCGAGGGGAGGCGGGCCTACCACCACACGGCTCCGATCTCCATGCTGTACGGCCTCCGGGAGGCGCTGCGCCTGGTGCTGGAAGAGGGGCTCGAGGCGCGCTTCGCGCGACACCGGCTCAACAGCGCCGCCCTGATGGCGGGCCTGGCGGCCCTGGGGCTCGCCCCGTTCGCCCAGGAGGGGCACCGGCTGCCGAGCCTGAACTGTGTGGCGCTGC carries:
- a CDS encoding alanine--glyoxylate aminotransferase family protein → MTSERSGELAPPSRLLLGPGPSLVHPRVLRAMATPLLGHLDPAFLQLMDEIQHQLRQVFRTVNPFTIAVSGTGSAGMEAVLVNLVEPGDPVVVGVNGIFGTRMATIVERCGGKPIRVEAPWGRIAEPDAIARALSRSGPVKAVALVHAETSTGVEQPIEPVGRLCREHGALLIVDAVTSLGGLPVEVDRWSADACYSGTQKCLSCPPGLAPLTLSERALETVRRRKVPCQSWYLDLSLVADYWAEGRRAYHHTAPISMLYGLREALRLVLEEGLEARFARHRLNSAALMAGLAALGLAPFAQEGHRLPSLNCVALPPSVEDAPVRAELLRDYGIEIGGGLGPLQGKVWRIGLMGESSAKSHVLTLLSALEGIFHRRGWLSRPGTALEAAARVYIAQ
- a CDS encoding PAS domain S-box protein, whose protein sequence is MSESPLAPGVADSDSVGESTLPGGGYRSQLLLLQVLVAIVLSYHVAFSHEAHLLHSVRDLVVLGLLVGTAVLFKLPLHAWEKGWFVGTLVLLDTGVTGAILHFSDNVSYGLGVTFFLIVLVAASAPTFTQVCALSFLLCAVYGLILYFGPHQAHPLSEGEWLEVPVLLIMGTFYGTAVDTVRRVRRRVEEVKKETEAKFQSVVQTARDAIILIGGDGTVLSWNRAAEQIFGYREEEILGLPLTLLMPERYREAHLRGLARYRATGQSYVVGGTVEFRGLRKDGTEFPFELSVSSWTTDSGTYFTGILRDTSERKRVEEWLRRKEEEVRQTQKMEAVGRLATQVAHDFNQVLSIINGCVALLLRRAAPDDPSVKKLKEIGKASERGQALSQQLLSFGRKQALTMTSVDLNVVVTELLPMLERLVGQGVRIVTNLQPSLDRLQADPVQLDQVLINLVTNARDAMPRGGVLTIETANVAQGQLPPGGRTDALRRGAAVMLAVSDTGAGMDKEVLARWKEPFYTTKAPGEGTGLGLTIVHGIVEQHRGVIDVQSEVGAGTAFRIFFPKAEPRPIEEPQRVAPQPRASGRRTILLVDDDRDVRQVMQEILEEEGYLVLEVGSGESALLVERQHAGPIDLLVTDVAMPGMNGKELAGRLLGLRPGLKVLYVSGLGELALGGYGVAAPTDLLVKPVIPDRLVEKVREVLERPAA